A window of the Salvelinus alpinus chromosome 25, SLU_Salpinus.1, whole genome shotgun sequence genome harbors these coding sequences:
- the LOC139553721 gene encoding paired box protein Pax-1-like isoform X2 gives MEQTYGEVNQLGGVFVNGRPLPNAIRLRIVELAQLGIRPCDISRQLRVSHGCVSKILARYSETGSILPGAIGGSKPRVTTPNVVKNIRDYKQGDPGIFAWEIRDRLLADGVCDKYNVPSVSSISRILRNKIGNLSQPNQYESSKQAPTQAGLSYNHIYPYSYPNAMSPNGKMGSGPGVPVTTGHVNISRAWPSAHTVTNILGIRAFMDHQAIAGAEGYPPKMEDWSSINRSTFPSAHAVNGIDKSAIDADIKYAQPSSTLSSYVPACAYSPSNQYGVYSGPGSYVTPGHPWQSQNSSLSHPSSGMTMHAGDIHSSMPFKHPSREESHPVP, from the exons ATGG AGCAAACCTATGGCGAGGTGAATCAGTTGGGTGGTGTATTCGTCAATGGACGACCTCTGCCCAACGCCATACGACTACGGATAGTGGAGTTGGCCCAGCTTGGAATCAGACCCTGTGATATTAGTAGGCAACTTCGCGTCTCTCACGGCTGTGTGAGCAAGATATTAGCTCGGTACAGTGAAACAGGTTCAATTTTACCCGGTGCCATCGGGGGGAGCAAACCACGGGTTACCACACCGAATGTAGTGAAGAACATAAGGGATTACAAACAAGGTGACCCGGGGATATTTGCCTGGGAGATCCGGGACAGGCTACTAGCAGACGGAGTTTGTGACAAATACAACGTGCCCTCAGTCAGCTCCATTAGCCGGATTTTACGGAACAAGATTGGAAATCTTTCCCAGCCAAACCAGTATGAGAGCAGCAAGCAAGCCCCCACACAGGCCGGCCTCTCTTACAACCACATATACCCTTATTCATACCCCAATGCTATGTCACCCAATGGCAAAATGGGCAGCGGTCCCGGAGTACCCGTGACGACCGGGCATGTAAACATATCAAGGGCCTGGCCGTCGGCGCACACTGTCACCAACATTCTGGGTATCAGGGCCTTCATGGATCATCAAG CTATTGCTGGAGCAGAGGGATATCCACCGAAAATGGAAGACTGGAGTAGTATCAACAGATCGACGTTTCCCTCGGCTCATGCAGTCAACGGAATTGACAAATCAGCCATTGATGCAGACATAAAATATGCACAG CCTTCATCGACATTATCCAGTTATGTCCCTGCTTGTGCCTACTCACCTTCAAACCAGTACGGCGTTTATAGCGGGCCAGGTAGCTATGTGACCCCTGGACACCCTTGGCAGTCCCAGAACTCGAGTTTGTCCCACCCAAGCAGCGGCATGACGATGCACGCGGGAGATATCCACTCTTCAATGCCGTTCAAACATCCATCGCGAGAAG AAAGCCACCCAGTCCCCTAA
- the LOC139553721 gene encoding paired box protein Pax-1-like isoform X1 — MEQTYGEVNQLGGVFVNGRPLPNAIRLRIVELAQLGIRPCDISRQLRVSHGCVSKILARYSETGSILPGAIGGSKPRVTTPNVVKNIRDYKQGDPGIFAWEIRDRLLADGVCDKYNVPSVSSISRILRNKIGNLSQPNQYESSKQAPTQAGLSYNHIYPYSYPNAMSPNGKMGSGPGVPVTTGHVNISRAWPSAHTVTNILGIRAFMDHQAIAGAEGYPPKMEDWSSINRSTFPSAHAVNGIDKSAIDADIKYAQPSSTLSSYVPACAYSPSNQYGVYSGPGSYVTPGHPWQSQNSSLSHPSSGMTMHAGDIHSSMPFKHPSREGDRKPPSPLSKQLQQEALSSVHGLNLPNSSS; from the exons ATGG AGCAAACCTATGGCGAGGTGAATCAGTTGGGTGGTGTATTCGTCAATGGACGACCTCTGCCCAACGCCATACGACTACGGATAGTGGAGTTGGCCCAGCTTGGAATCAGACCCTGTGATATTAGTAGGCAACTTCGCGTCTCTCACGGCTGTGTGAGCAAGATATTAGCTCGGTACAGTGAAACAGGTTCAATTTTACCCGGTGCCATCGGGGGGAGCAAACCACGGGTTACCACACCGAATGTAGTGAAGAACATAAGGGATTACAAACAAGGTGACCCGGGGATATTTGCCTGGGAGATCCGGGACAGGCTACTAGCAGACGGAGTTTGTGACAAATACAACGTGCCCTCAGTCAGCTCCATTAGCCGGATTTTACGGAACAAGATTGGAAATCTTTCCCAGCCAAACCAGTATGAGAGCAGCAAGCAAGCCCCCACACAGGCCGGCCTCTCTTACAACCACATATACCCTTATTCATACCCCAATGCTATGTCACCCAATGGCAAAATGGGCAGCGGTCCCGGAGTACCCGTGACGACCGGGCATGTAAACATATCAAGGGCCTGGCCGTCGGCGCACACTGTCACCAACATTCTGGGTATCAGGGCCTTCATGGATCATCAAG CTATTGCTGGAGCAGAGGGATATCCACCGAAAATGGAAGACTGGAGTAGTATCAACAGATCGACGTTTCCCTCGGCTCATGCAGTCAACGGAATTGACAAATCAGCCATTGATGCAGACATAAAATATGCACAG CCTTCATCGACATTATCCAGTTATGTCCCTGCTTGTGCCTACTCACCTTCAAACCAGTACGGCGTTTATAGCGGGCCAGGTAGCTATGTGACCCCTGGACACCCTTGGCAGTCCCAGAACTCGAGTTTGTCCCACCCAAGCAGCGGCATGACGATGCACGCGGGAGATATCCACTCTTCAATGCCGTTCAAACATCCATCGCGAGAAG GAGACAGAAAGCCACCCAGTCCCCTAAGCAAGCAACTGCAGCAAGAGGCGTTGAGCAGTGTACACGGACTCAATCTCCCTAACTCATCCTCGTAA